In the genome of Naumovozyma dairenensis CBS 421 chromosome 7, complete genome, the window aataatatatcgGGTATTGATTGGGTACAAGACAATAGTGGTAGTTCCTTAGTCATTGGGACTGATTATGGTATAATGAAATGGAATATTAATTCTTGGGCAAGAAGAAGTTTCTCCAGTTATGAATTTTGTTAAGGGAAAAAAACTTGCAGCGACAACTTCTCCATGGTACCAATATATTTTCCTCTGGGAAAATCGAAAAATCTCTTTTTCTATTAATTATCTTGGCAAATGGTTTtctacatatatatataatataatatattctttaacGGTATTTAAATATAACTTTATTTGATCTTATTTCATATATGCTTTCGTTATTTATAAATCCCATTTAATCATATCAGATTTATTGTTGAAGATTGATTCATCAAGTTTATTGATAGTAATATCACTGCAAAGGCAACATTTTGTTGtaattaatgattctaATTCCTTAAAATTAACTGATTTTCTATcctttgataatttttttgaaacttACCAATCTTAtcctttaaataataatcattaGAGTTTAAAATTTCCTTAATTAAACAATCTGTATGAAAACAATGGTCACAAGggaaaacaagaaatttcCTTGATTGTAAAAATTTATGACATGAATTACATGATTTACCTGGTTCTAAAATTTGATACCTTTTCTCAAAAttcttaatttcttctttaatatttttctttaagattaatgattttttaataGCAGAAGATGTTTGGATCATAGATTGACTATGAACTTCTAAActtttaattaattcatcttttaaattAGCAATTGTGGTAAATTCGttgaaaaatggtaaaagatctttaatttctaaTAAGTTGTTGGAATCGTTTATAATTGACCTTATTGTagatttcaaatcaattgCTCTCtcgttatcattattatcagtgGTAGAAGTAAATAGTAGATTTTTGGCAATTTCTAACcataattttttccttaatttAAGGTTTTCATCAAGTGATGGGTCATTGGCAATTATTTTGGCTaaattgatcaaattattttgaagTGCTAAATTGATAGAATCTTCATATAAATGTAATTGACTATAAAGGAAAATGGAAACTTTTattcttttgaattttaaACTCAATCTTAATATAAAATCTTGATCATATTTATCATGATATTTTGTTaagaaatttattattgattgtTCATAAGTTTCCATTTGTTCTGATCTTTCTGAGGAGACTAATGGAATGGATCCATCTTTAACTATCAACATGTATAATACTGTATTGTATATTATAGGCACATTTAAATTATAAGTTTGTTCAATGTAccatttcaaataaaataatcCATAATTTTGTAGTTCCTCTGCGGTTGAGATTGATTGTTTCTGGAAGTTCGTATAATAGTTTAATATTGATGGAATTAATTCGGTAgcatcaatattatcaattttcaTCCATGAATTTATTGTAGATTCCGgggaatttattaatagaacatttgaatatttataaacTAAATTAGGATCATTAAATTTCACTAGGATTTTTAAAGATTCGTACCAATTTTCTTGTGTAATCCAATAATCTAAAACATCATGATAATCCTCTATTAGATTagcaaaatataataattcatttttccTATTTTGGTTAGAAATGATTTGGtatattgtttctttatctaAATGATGTAGattttttgataaaaatgTTTGCAATTCTTTTGATGTCTtgaattttgtttcattaagGTTTGTTATATcatcttgaatttttgattgacttattttttcttcaatatgatttaattctttcataAATAACCAAATTATCCAACTTGAAATCAAGATTCCTTgtactttattatttatatgatTTAATTTGGTGGTTAAGAAGATTTGTAGATTTTTCGTCGATGAAATTTCATTTCCGTTGGAATCATCGTTATTTGTGAaattatctttcaattggaaaaatttcaagGCTAAGGATGTAATGGAACTTGATGATGTTAAACCAAAACATCTAGCTGCTTCAGCATACAGGTTTTCATCCATACCATCATGAGCCGTTAATAATAGGTGCTCTCCCTTGTATAAGAGTATGGAATCAATTTGGaattgatttaatgaatCCTTTAAACTCAAGGCAACatcaaatttcttttgatcacataataatttccaaatgGCGtttgattctttatttaGTATTATTTCATATATGTTTGTGTTGGAAAAGCACCAAAATGTGGGTAATGATTGAGAATAATCAGCTGCAAGGCCCAATAATTTCCCACTACTTGTATCTTTATTATCCCATATTGATTCTTCGAATACGATAGAGTTATCTagttgatttattattgtaatGGTAAACCCTcttataatgataatatggAATTTGGTCATGATTACATCTTTAATCTTATATTTAGAATCTGAAAGTTCAATATTCAACAAAATTTTAGCATCTTTCAAGATAGTGGGTTTGGTATCTTCAATTGGTTGATTAACCTTTGCCTTTGTTGACGGTTCTAAATCACCAAATACTATACCCGTACTTGTAACCCATGCAAATAAAGAACCATAACTAGAAAATTTTGGAGTAAAATGCATAATTTTATTGTCATGATGGTCATCATCAGCAAtcaaattatcatcaaaattCTCCATTTCATCAGGAGATTTAaacttttctttgaaaaacGTTTCCATATCATGTTGATTCATAAATTTCACATTTTTCCATATCTTGATAGTTCCTTGATTACCAGATGCAATgagtaatttttcattatgaTACAGTATCCCATCgattgatgatgaagaatcttGGATTAATTGAGTCACTTTAGGTTGTTTTGAACctgttaataataaagtttGAGAAGAATCTATCCGAAGGATTGTACCATCTGTGGAACCACAAATGattgtatcattattaatcCATTCAATTGCCCTTATGtcataatttttctttttcgaCAACTTTTTAATTGGTATTATgctatttattttattaatgttGGTATTTGGTTCTTGTTGATGATTTAATTGTAATATGTAATAATTTGCGAAATTTGTCTTTATGAAAAGTTTATCAGCGTTTGGAGATAATGAGATGGTTAATAATTTCTCGTTAACGTTCagattattatcattatttgttattaataatggtatTTGGAAATGAACTACATTTGAAGGTGTTtctaaattgattaaatatattttaccTGATTTTAAGGCGAAGCATagattatttgattttacTTGTAAAGCAgtgatattttttgataattccTTGATAAAGTCTAATTGAACGTTCTCTATATCCACATTCATCTTCGTATATATGATGATCCTCTCAAATtaagtttttttttctttgctGTTTTGCTGCCTCCTTTGTAGAAACTACCCTTTTCTTTATagtttcaataatttttcacttttcccaatacataaaaagaataaataacGTTTAACTACGTAGAACAATCAGATAGATAACTAGATAGATTcataaagaaagaaaagtaAAGTGAAGATAGATACTACAGAAAGGTAGAGAGCAGAAAGAGCgagaaatatatactttgttttaaaaagaaaatgagTAGTATACCAGTGAAGTTATTGAATGAAGCTCAAGGACATATTGTTTCCGTGGAGTTAGCCACGGGAGAAACTTATAGAGGTAAACTTATAGAGAGTGAAGATAATatgaatattcaattaCGAGATGTTATTGTTACAGGGACAGATAGTAAGATGACTAGGATGGATCATGTATTTGTAAGGGGAGTCTCATATTAGATTCTTTGTTGTACCAGATATGTTAAAGAATGCTCCTATGTTTAAGACAGGTCCTCATTCAAAACCTCCTCCACCAATACGTGGACCAAAAAGAAGATAGAAGGGGGGTTGTACTTAATGTTTGTATCATAGAGCTGTTGTTAATAGGCAGCATGACTTAGTagaaattttatataaaatgaattttaattttatatatagtctAATTAATTTCTTCCCTACTAGAATTCATGGAGGCATGAGTTCTCTCGTTATCCATATCATCGTTAgtgatattattgttagtaTTAAACATTATACTTTTCTCGTAGAGATCACAGAATTCATCTATATCTGTACGAACTTCTTTATTGACATCAGTCAATTTAGCGAAAAGGTCGTTTATTTGTGATTGTTGTTCCAGTGCTTGTGAAAGTAAATCATTCAACAATGCTGACGAGGTTACTTGTTTCTGGGTTTCTCTGtcattatttcttcttggtTCTGTGTATCCGTCTGTAGTTGATGACGATGTATCTTCGTCTTTATAGGGATCCATTGTTATATATCCACATGAGAGGATGTGTGTTTCAACGTTCCACAAACTATATCTATGTCTATACTGAGAGACAAGGTATCAACAGAATTTAATTTAAAGGATTTAGAAATGGCGCAGGATTAAAGCAATTACTTACtaatatatgatatatgGTAATCGAGCATCATCACATCACATACAAATTTATGGAGTTCTCACTATAACTATGCTATAATGTTcacatataataataataataataacaataaaggtgttgttttctttatagCAATTGACTGCCCGAGAAGAAATTtgtgaaaaaataatgaaaagagatgatgatgatgatgaaaaattgcaataaatgaatgaatgaatggtagaagaagatggttGTTGTATTAAGACGTTTTTAGTTTTGGTTTGGTTTGGTGCTTGGTAACAGAACATTTACAAAGATGACTacagcaacaacagaaCCACCTGCTAAGACTACATTACCTCGTCATCCATTGATTAAAGATGGTTGGTTCAGAGAAATAAACGATAAATGTTTCCCTGGCCAAGCATTTGCCATTAAAGTAAGTGAAATCTTACATACATCTCAAAGTGACTTCCAAGATATATTAGTCTTCCAAAGTGAAAGTTATGGTGTGGTCTTGGTACTTGATGGGATTGTTCAATGTACAGAAAGAGATGAATTCGCATATCAAGAAATGATTTCTCATATCCCCATGTATCTTCATAAGAATCCAAAGAAAGTACTTGTCATTGGAGGAGGAGATGGTGGTGTACTAAGAGAAGTTGTAAAACATGATTGCATAAAAAGTGCAACGTTGGTGGAAATTGATAAAACTGTCATTGAATTAtcgaaaaaatatttattggaAATGTCTACTGCATTCGATCATCCAAAGGTTAATGTGGAGTTATGTGATggattcaaatatttaaaacaAGTGAGGGATTGggaatataatgataaatttgatgTGATCATTACAGATAGTTCTGATCCTGAAGGTCCGGCTGAAGCTTTCTTCCAAAGAGAATATTTCCAATTATTACAAGGTGCATTAAAGGATGATGGTATTTTAATTGCTCAAGCTTCTGAAAATGTTTGGTTAGATTTGAAATACTTGACCAAATTAATTAAGACAGCTAAATCAGTATTCCCAAATACTAATTATTGTTATACAATGGTTCCAAGTTATACTTCAGGACAATTAGGCTTGATAGTTTGTAGTAAGCAatatgatttgaatttaacaATCCCAACTCGTTTACCAACAGAAAATGAACAAGGGTTATTAAGATATTATAATCCAGAAATACATTCAAGCTTCGTTTGTTCTTCCAACTTGGGCAAATTCAATGATTAACAAATaattatgaaaaaaaaaaattttttcattgtaatatattataGATTTTATTATGcattttatcattttttagCATTTATTACCAATGTTCATTATAGCATcggaaattaaattttatgTGTACATTAAACAAAGCAAAACTAACTAAaaacattatttatttttattattacagCAAGATCAATCTATCCAAATATGCTATCTATGGCAGATTTAGATTTAGATTTagatttcttgttttttttcttcttgattttgttatcttttttcttctctatTGTATGTTCAGTAGTAATATTCTCTTGAATTCTTATACCAGTagaaattttcatttctattACGTTATCATCCAATTGTTGTTCTATTATTGTATTCCTAACATTATGCATAGTATCATCtattgaaatttcttcACCTAGTTCTTCGCCTAGTTCTTCTTGGttaattgatttcattataGCTTGGTTAGTTTCATTTACCAATATCTTGTTTATTGGaatatctttaataatACAACCAACATGCTTAAAATTATTACGATTTAGTTCAAATAGTTCCAAATAAATAGAATAGATTCTACCTAACAATCCAACTAATACTACCCCCAAGGTAACAAACTGTCCCAATGCAATGATTCCATTGAAATCATAATACATTTTCGATAAATAACGTTTTGAAAACATTGAATGAATCAATCGATataatctaataataactatTTTCTGCTTTTGTCTTTTACTCTTcgatgatgacgatgaagTCATTTTTCCATTATACTCTGGCTGCTTATAATGATATTCTATCAATTCAATCACTTGAGCACAGTTTCTTTTTAACATATTAAACCTTTTCCACCATATTGATAATCTATGTTGATTTTTATTTCgatgatataataaatgTAAAATCCTAAATTCCTGATGtaattttaaatataaatctTTATACCGTTGGTTGTAAGTATAATCGCTATCCAAAGACTGTTgcatttatttatttgaaatttatcCTTTTTTCACCATTACAACTTTCTTGTATGATTGAAAGTCTTTTCATGCCCAAAATCCAACTCATCCTATCCCATCTTATCATATCTtatctcatctcatctcatctcatctcatcttTAAAAGGTTTCTCAAAGCTTATGTATGATccattaaaaaatttcaattttcaatttttaattCTGAGGGTTGGATATGTAGCCACTCGATACTTTCAGGGTTTAAAACCCTAAtaaaactttgaaaaaataataccattAGGGTCAAAAATACAGAACCCccattctttattttttaggCCCTAATCATCAAAAAATGCCGAAAGTAAACAAACATGCAAGGGGAAATACTGCCATCCCCCATAAAACCGTCAAATTACGTATAGAAGTCTAAGCCTCCAGTTTTTTTTAAAGGTTTTCGacaattatataataatagcaaTATAACAATGGACTCTATCAATACTCTTGTCAATATGGACAAATAAATTGTTTCGGTGTCACCTCTCTTGTCCGCTACCTACCTCCAATGATATACTAAGCAAATTGCTCACTAAAAAGCAAACTTTTAAATTGCAATGTATGATGCTCCTCCTCCTTATTCAGAAATAGACTTGAATGCAAATGCTCCACCAGATCTACCCAATAGAGTCCGAAGGCAGCCAGAAACTCCTGCTCCAGGAAATGCAGGACAACAAAATGACTATCTTTATGCAGCACCTCCTGTTCACCATGCAAGGTATAACAGGCGTCCAATGATACCCCCAGTGAGACCTCCAGCTATTCCTCCTGTAAGGATAGAGAATGAGGATGAGGATGAGTACGCCCCACCTCTACCAAGAAGACCACCTTCTTCAAGTCCATCTTCACCATCATTAGCAGTACCTCCTCCTCAATTGCCTCCAAGATCTAGGTCTGTATCACGACATTCTTCCCTTAATAATTcacaaattgaaatattacGGTCATCTACGAGTCGTCCAAATGACGCAGAAGAATCAATTATATCTGATCTCCAAAGTAATCttaattcaatgaatatAGTTGACTCCTCGAAAAACCTTTTAGATTTTAAGTTATCAAACTCAGAACCTTTATCGATTTTCGCAAGGAAATCACATGAAATTCCATTaccaatgaatttaaataaaaatgggTCGGCTCTACATACCAATAAATTCTATGCTAATTTGTTTTTAGGAAATCAAACATGTCCAATATGGACACATCCATATTCATTATGGTTTTCTAAAGAACAAGATTCCTTGGGTATAGCAATCAATCATATAAAGGCATCTCAAAGAGTATTTTCAGATGAAATACCTTcgaaatttttcttttgccCCACTAACATCAAAGCTTTCATTTTCAGCTCCATAGAATTCAATATTACTGAAATGCCAAAATTGGGATTTGCAGGTTGTAACCATATGTCAATCCAATTgcaattaaagaaaaatgattcaCAATTCATTTGGTTCCCATTAGTTCAAGGAATGGGGTTCGTCACGGCAATATATTATAACCTGACTCCGAAATTCCAATCAATGATCGGGTTTAAATCAATCACTCtaataactaataatcAATCATTACCTATTAATGTGTCAAAATATCGAATATTGTTACAAGATGATAGAATTTGGacattatatattacattACCAGTAGGTTCAGAAACTACATTTCGCATGAGTTTAACTCAAATAGATGGTAACACCATTGTAGCGGATAAATCGATTTCTGGAACCATCGTTCAAATTATCCCCGAATCACATGATCAAATTGATCGCTTAGCTGGTTCGTACGTAATGGATTGTACTGTAGAATCATACGCCATCAATGATAACACTGATGAACTAAATTATAAActaaaatataaaacatCTAGCCAAACAAAACCAAGCCCGAACACCCTAATTTTTGCTTTACCTCATCATATTGATGTAATGACTCAACAAACCTTAAATACTCGAACTGGCATTAAACTAGATTCCACAGTAATGGGTGAAATGGAAGCGTTTATTACCACTGAATTCAATATGAACTTGTCTATCCCAACAAACTTAAATTTCAATCCATTCACAACAATCCCTGgcaaaaataataataataataataatatacattATACGCCAGAAATATTACAATCGATACATAAAGCAGCAATAAATGAATCACAAAATGACATCCTTACTGAATCAAACCTTGATTCTATGTATTTCTCAGGTAAAATCTTAGCCAAATATGCATGGATCCTATATGTTTCTCACTTCATCTTACATGATTCTAATATCACTAATCGattattaatcaatttgaaaaaagcCATACAAAGATTCATTTCCAATACTCAAATTTTACCATTAATGTACGATACAATTTGGGGAGGGATCATTTCATCAGGGACAAGTTCACAAGATTTTGGTAATAGTTTTTATAATGATCACCATTTCCATTATTCTTATCATGTAATCACTGCTTCCATTATTGCCTTGGTGGATAATGATATCAATGCTGATGGTAATGGATCATCT includes:
- the RMP1 gene encoding Rmp1p (similar to Saccharomyces cerevisiae RMP1 (YLR145W); ancestral locus Anc_8.353): MQQSLDSDYTYNQRYKDLYLKLHQEFRILHLLYHRNKNQHRLSIWWKRFNMLKRNCAQVIELIEYHYKQPEYNGKMTSSSSSKSKRQKQKIVIIRLYRLIHSMFSKRYLSKMYYDFNGIIALGQFVTLGVVLVGLLGRIYSIYLELFELNRNNFKHVGCIIKDIPINKILVNETNQAIMKSINQEELGEELGEEISIDDTMHNVRNTIIEQQLDDNVIEMKISTGIRIQENITTEHTIEKKKDNKIKKKKNKKSKSKSKSAIDSIFG
- the SMD3 gene encoding mRNA splicing protein SMD3 (similar to Saccharomyces cerevisiae SMD3 (YLR147C); ancestral locus Anc_8.358) gives rise to the protein MSSIPVKLLNEAQGHIVSVELATGETYRGKLIESEDNMNIQLRDVIVTGTDSKMTRMDHVFVRGVSY
- the ACF2 gene encoding endo-1,3(4)-beta-glucanase (similar to Saccharomyces cerevisiae ACF2 (YLR144C); ancestral locus Anc_8.352); its protein translation is MYDAPPPYSEIDLNANAPPDLPNRVRRQPETPAPGNAGQQNDYLYAAPPVHHARYNRRPMIPPVRPPAIPPVRIENEDEDEYAPPLPRRPPSSSPSSPSLAVPPPQLPPRSRSVSRHSSLNNSQIEILRSSTSRPNDAEESIISDLQSNLNSMNIVDSSKNLLDFKLSNSEPLSIFARKSHEIPLPMNLNKNGSALHTNKFYANLFLGNQTCPIWTHPYSLWFSKEQDSLGIAINHIKASQRVFSDEIPSKFFFCPTNIKAFIFSSIEFNITEMPKLGFAGCNHMSIQLQLKKNDSQFIWFPLVQGMGFVTAIYYNLTPKFQSMIGFKSITLITNNQSLPINVSKYRILLQDDRIWTLYITLPVGSETTFRMSLTQIDGNTIVADKSISGTIVQIIPESHDQIDRLAGSYVMDCTVESYAINDNTDELNYKLKYKTSSQTKPSPNTLIFALPHHIDVMTQQTLNTRTGIKLDSTVMGEMEAFITTEFNMNLSIPTNLNFNPFTTIPGKNNNNNNNIHYTPEILQSIHKAAINESQNDILTESNLDSMYFSGKILAKYAWILYVSHFILHDSNITNRLLINLKKAIQRFISNTQILPLMYDTIWGGIISSGTSSQDFGNSFYNDHHFHYSYHVITASIIALVDNDINADGNGSSWLIQNKDWVECLIRDYCNPSIDDQYFPQFRSFDWFNGHSWAKGLFESGDGKDEESSSEDVNASYALKLWGLVTKNNKLEQLGNLQLGILRGSLNHYFLYSNDNITEPKNFIGNKVSGILFENKIDHTTYFGNELQYIQMIHAIPITPASSFIRSPKFVEEEWEQKLIGIVGDINDGWKGIIMLNVALFDPIMSFSFFNDPEFKSDFLDNGQSLTWSLAYSGAFY
- the SPE4 gene encoding spermine synthase (similar to Saccharomyces cerevisiae SPE4 (YLR146C); ancestral locus Anc_8.354) produces the protein MTTATTEPPAKTTLPRHPLIKDGWFREINDKCFPGQAFAIKVSEILHTSQSDFQDILVFQSESYGVVLVLDGIVQCTERDEFAYQEMISHIPMYLHKNPKKVLVIGGGDGGVLREVVKHDCIKSATLVEIDKTVIELSKKYLLEMSTAFDHPKVNVELCDGFKYLKQVRDWEYNDKFDVIITDSSDPEGPAEAFFQREYFQLLQGALKDDGILIAQASENVWLDLKYLTKLIKTAKSVFPNTNYCYTMVPSYTSGQLGLIVCSKQYDLNLTIPTRLPTENEQGLLRYYNPEIHSSFVCSSNLGKFND
- the PEP3 gene encoding tethering complex subunit PEP3 (similar to Saccharomyces cerevisiae PEP3 (YLR148W); ancestral locus Anc_8.359), whose amino-acid sequence is MNVDIENVQLDFIKELSKNITALQVKSNNLCFALKSGKIYLINLETPSNVVHFQIPLLITNNDNNLNVNEKLLTISLSPNADKLFIKTNFANYYILQLNHQQEPNTNINKINSIIPIKKLSKKKNYDIRAIEWINNDTIICGSTDGTILRIDSSQTLLLTGSKQPKVTQLIQDSSSSIDGILYHNEKLLIASGNQGTIKIWKNVKFMNQHDMETFFKEKFKSPDEMENFDDNLIADDDHHDNKIMHFTPKFSSYGSLFAWVTSTGIVFGDLEPSTKAKVNQPIEDTKPTILKDAKILLNIELSDSKYKIKDVIMTKFHIIIIRGFTITIINQLDNSIVFEESIWDNKDTSSGKLLGLAADYSQSLPTFWCFSNTNIYEIILNKESNAIWKLLCDQKKFDVALSLKDSLNQFQIDSILLYKGEHLLLTAHDGMDENLYAEAARCFGLTSSSSITSLALKFFQLKDNFTNNDDSNGNEISSTKNLQIFLTTKLNHINNKVQGILISSWIIWLFMKELNHIEEKISQSKIQDDITNLNETKFKTSKELQTFLSKNLHHLDKETIYQIISNQNRKNELLYFANLIEDYHDVLDYWITQENWYESLKILVKFNDPNLVYKYSNVLLINSPESTINSWMKIDNIDATELIPSILNYYTNFQKQSISTAEELQNYGLFYLKWYIEQTYNLNVPIIYNTVLYMLIVKDGSIPLVSSERSEQMETYEQSIINFLTKYHDKYDQDFILRLSLKFKRIKVSIFLYSQLHLYEDSINLALQNNLINLAKIIANDPSLDENLKLRKKLWLEIAKNLLFTSTTDNNDNERAIDLKSTIRSIINDSNNLLEIKDLLPFFNEFTTIANLKDELIKSLEVHSQSMIQTSSAIKKSLILKKNIKEEIKNFEKRYQILEPGKSCNSCHKFLQSRKFLVFPCDHCFHTDCLIKEILNSNDYYLKDKIGKFQKNYQRIENQLILRN
- the NDAI0G02410 gene encoding uncharacterized protein (similar to Saccharomyces cerevisiae YLR146W-A; ancestral locus Anc_8.356), which gives rise to MDPYKDEDTSSSTTDGYTEPRRNNDRETQKQVTSSALLNDLLSQALEQQSQINDLFAKLTDVNKEVRTDIDEFCDLYEKSIMFNTNNNITNDDMDNERTHASMNSSREEIN